The Globicephala melas chromosome 20, mGloMel1.2, whole genome shotgun sequence genome contains a region encoding:
- the LPO gene encoding lactoperoxidase isoform X2, with translation MRVLFHLPVLLASLSLFQVAESDTNDLSLDFTALSQEVGCGVPVPLVKCDENSPYRTITGDCNNRRNPALGASNRALARWLPAEYEDGLSLPFGWTPRKKRNGFPVPLAREVSNKIVGYLNEEGVLDPNRSLLLMQWGQIVDHDLDFAPDTELESSEYSKVQCDEHCIQGDNCFPIMFPCNDPKVKTQGKCMPFFRAGFVCPTPPYQSLAREQINALTSFLDASLVYSPEQSLASRLRDLSSPLGLMAINQEAQDHGLAYPPFDNKKPSPCEFINTTARVPCFLAGDSRASEQILLAVSHTLLLREHNRLARELKRLNPHWDGEKLYQEARKILGAFIQIITFRDYLPIVLGDEMQKWIPPYQGYNESVDPRISNVFTFAFRFGHLEVPSTVFRLDENYQPWGLEAELPLHTLFFNTWRIVKDGGIDPLVRGLLAKKSKSMNQNKMMTGELRNKLFQPTHVIHGFDLAAINIQRCRDHGMPGYNSWRGFCGLSQPQTLKQLHAVLKNKLLAEKLLVLYGTPDNIDIWIGAIAEPLVERGQVGHLLACILGRQFQQIRDGDRFWWENPGVFTEEQRNSLQKMSLSRLVCDNTHVTKVPLHPFQANSYPQGFVDCSAIDKLDLSPWASEEN, from the exons ACCTTAGCCTGGACTTCACTGCACTCTCTCAGGAGGTGGGCTGTGGTGTCCCAGTTCCTTTGGTGAAATGTGATGAGAACAGCCCTTACCGCACCATCACGGGAGACTGTAATAACAG GAGGAACCCCGCGCTGGGCGCGTCCAACAGGGCGCTGGCGCGCTGGCTGCCGGCGGAGTACGAGGACGGGCTCTCCCTGCCCTTCGGCTGGACGCCGAGGAAGAAGCGGAACGGCTTCCCTGTCCCGTTG GCCCGTGAGGTATCCAACAAGATTGTAGGCTACCTAAATGAAGAGGGTGTTCTGGACCCAAACAGGTCCCTGCTCTTGATGCAGTGGGGTCAAATTGTGGACCACGACCTGGATTTTGCCCCCGACACGGAACTGGAGAGCAGCGAGTACTCCAAAGTACAGTGTGATGAGCACTGTATCCAGGGAGACAACTGTTTCCCCATCATG TTCCCGTGCAACGACCCCAAGGTGAAGACTCAAGGGAAATGCATGCCTTTCTTCCGGGCCGGGTTTGTCTGCCCCACTCCACCTTACCAGTCATTGGCCCGAGAGCAGATCAATGCTCTGACCTCCTTCCTGGACGCCAGTTTAGTGTACAGCCCTGAGCAGAGCCTGGCCAGCCGCCTCCGGGATCTCAGCAGCCCGCTGGGCCTCATGGCCATCAACCAGGAGGCCCAGGACCACGGGCTGGCCTACCCGCCCTTTGACAACAAGAAGCCGAGCCCCTGTGAGTTCATCAACACCACTGCCCGCGTGCCCTGCTTCCTGGCAG GAGATTCCCGAGCCTCGGAGCAGATCCTGCTGGCCGTTTCCCACACCCTCCTTCTCCGAGAGCACAACCGGCTGGCCAGAGAACTAAAGAGACTCAACCCTCATTGGGATGGAGAGAAGCTCTACCAGGAAGCCCGGAAAATCCTAGGAGCCTTCATACAG ATTATCACCTTTAGGGACTACCTACCCATTGTGCTAGGTGATGAGATGCAAAAGTGGATCCCTCCATACCAAGGCTATAACGAATCTGTGGATCCCCGAATTTCCAATGTCTTCACCTTCGCCTTCCGCTTTGGCCACTTAGAGGTCCCCTCCACTGTGTTCCGCCTGGATGAGAATTATCAGCCATGGGGTCTGGAAGCAGAGCTCCCCCTGCATACCCTCTTCTTCAACACCTGGAGGATAGTCAAAGATG GTGGAATTGACCCTCTGGTGCGGGGCCTGCTGGCCAAGAAGTCCAAATCGATGAATCAGAATAAAATGATGACGGGCGAGCTGCGCAACAAGCTTTTTCAGCCCACTCACGTGATCCACGGCTTTGACCTGGCTGCCATCAACATACAGCGTTGCCGGGACCATGGGATGCCTG GGTACAACTCCTGGAGAGGCTTCTGTGGCCTCTCACAGCCCCAAACACTGAAGCAGCTGCACGCCGTGCTGAAGAACAAGTTGCTGGCTGAGAAGTTACTGGTTCTCTACGGGACCCCTGACAACATTGACATCTGGATAGGGGCCATCGCTGAGCCCCTGGTAGAGAGGGGCCAGGTGGGGCATCTCCTGGCCTGCATCCTGGGAAGGCAGTTCCAGCAGATCCGTGATGGAGACAG GTTCTGGTGGGAGAACCCTGGGGTCTTCACTGAGGAGCAGCGGAACTCTCTACAGAAAATGTCCTTGTCACGCCTTGTCTGTGACAACACCCACGTCACCAAGGTCCCGCTGCACCCCTTCCAAGCCAACAGCTACCCCCAAGGCTTTGTGGATTGCTCAGCCATCGATAAGCTGGACCTCTCACCGTGGGCCTCCGAGGAGA
- the LPO gene encoding lactoperoxidase isoform X1: MRVLFHLPVLLASLSLFQVAESDTNEQATPTFTISDAVSQVKIQVNKAFLDSRTRLKTAMSSEAPTTRQLSKYLKHAKGWTRMAIRHGQVWEESLKRLRQKVTLTNITDLSLDFTALSQEVGCGVPVPLVKCDENSPYRTITGDCNNRRNPALGASNRALARWLPAEYEDGLSLPFGWTPRKKRNGFPVPLAREVSNKIVGYLNEEGVLDPNRSLLLMQWGQIVDHDLDFAPDTELESSEYSKVQCDEHCIQGDNCFPIMFPCNDPKVKTQGKCMPFFRAGFVCPTPPYQSLAREQINALTSFLDASLVYSPEQSLASRLRDLSSPLGLMAINQEAQDHGLAYPPFDNKKPSPCEFINTTARVPCFLAGDSRASEQILLAVSHTLLLREHNRLARELKRLNPHWDGEKLYQEARKILGAFIQIITFRDYLPIVLGDEMQKWIPPYQGYNESVDPRISNVFTFAFRFGHLEVPSTVFRLDENYQPWGLEAELPLHTLFFNTWRIVKDGGIDPLVRGLLAKKSKSMNQNKMMTGELRNKLFQPTHVIHGFDLAAINIQRCRDHGMPGYNSWRGFCGLSQPQTLKQLHAVLKNKLLAEKLLVLYGTPDNIDIWIGAIAEPLVERGQVGHLLACILGRQFQQIRDGDRFWWENPGVFTEEQRNSLQKMSLSRLVCDNTHVTKVPLHPFQANSYPQGFVDCSAIDKLDLSPWASEEN; the protein is encoded by the exons GCTGAAGACGGCCATGAGCTCTGAGGCACCCACCACCCGACAGCTCTCCAAATACCTCAAGCACGCCAAGGGCTGGACCCGCATGGCCATCCGCCATGGGCAGGTGTGGGAGGAGTCCTTAAAGAGACTGAGGCAGAAAGTGACCCTGACCAACATCACAG ACCTTAGCCTGGACTTCACTGCACTCTCTCAGGAGGTGGGCTGTGGTGTCCCAGTTCCTTTGGTGAAATGTGATGAGAACAGCCCTTACCGCACCATCACGGGAGACTGTAATAACAG GAGGAACCCCGCGCTGGGCGCGTCCAACAGGGCGCTGGCGCGCTGGCTGCCGGCGGAGTACGAGGACGGGCTCTCCCTGCCCTTCGGCTGGACGCCGAGGAAGAAGCGGAACGGCTTCCCTGTCCCGTTG GCCCGTGAGGTATCCAACAAGATTGTAGGCTACCTAAATGAAGAGGGTGTTCTGGACCCAAACAGGTCCCTGCTCTTGATGCAGTGGGGTCAAATTGTGGACCACGACCTGGATTTTGCCCCCGACACGGAACTGGAGAGCAGCGAGTACTCCAAAGTACAGTGTGATGAGCACTGTATCCAGGGAGACAACTGTTTCCCCATCATG TTCCCGTGCAACGACCCCAAGGTGAAGACTCAAGGGAAATGCATGCCTTTCTTCCGGGCCGGGTTTGTCTGCCCCACTCCACCTTACCAGTCATTGGCCCGAGAGCAGATCAATGCTCTGACCTCCTTCCTGGACGCCAGTTTAGTGTACAGCCCTGAGCAGAGCCTGGCCAGCCGCCTCCGGGATCTCAGCAGCCCGCTGGGCCTCATGGCCATCAACCAGGAGGCCCAGGACCACGGGCTGGCCTACCCGCCCTTTGACAACAAGAAGCCGAGCCCCTGTGAGTTCATCAACACCACTGCCCGCGTGCCCTGCTTCCTGGCAG GAGATTCCCGAGCCTCGGAGCAGATCCTGCTGGCCGTTTCCCACACCCTCCTTCTCCGAGAGCACAACCGGCTGGCCAGAGAACTAAAGAGACTCAACCCTCATTGGGATGGAGAGAAGCTCTACCAGGAAGCCCGGAAAATCCTAGGAGCCTTCATACAG ATTATCACCTTTAGGGACTACCTACCCATTGTGCTAGGTGATGAGATGCAAAAGTGGATCCCTCCATACCAAGGCTATAACGAATCTGTGGATCCCCGAATTTCCAATGTCTTCACCTTCGCCTTCCGCTTTGGCCACTTAGAGGTCCCCTCCACTGTGTTCCGCCTGGATGAGAATTATCAGCCATGGGGTCTGGAAGCAGAGCTCCCCCTGCATACCCTCTTCTTCAACACCTGGAGGATAGTCAAAGATG GTGGAATTGACCCTCTGGTGCGGGGCCTGCTGGCCAAGAAGTCCAAATCGATGAATCAGAATAAAATGATGACGGGCGAGCTGCGCAACAAGCTTTTTCAGCCCACTCACGTGATCCACGGCTTTGACCTGGCTGCCATCAACATACAGCGTTGCCGGGACCATGGGATGCCTG GGTACAACTCCTGGAGAGGCTTCTGTGGCCTCTCACAGCCCCAAACACTGAAGCAGCTGCACGCCGTGCTGAAGAACAAGTTGCTGGCTGAGAAGTTACTGGTTCTCTACGGGACCCCTGACAACATTGACATCTGGATAGGGGCCATCGCTGAGCCCCTGGTAGAGAGGGGCCAGGTGGGGCATCTCCTGGCCTGCATCCTGGGAAGGCAGTTCCAGCAGATCCGTGATGGAGACAG GTTCTGGTGGGAGAACCCTGGGGTCTTCACTGAGGAGCAGCGGAACTCTCTACAGAAAATGTCCTTGTCACGCCTTGTCTGTGACAACACCCACGTCACCAAGGTCCCGCTGCACCCCTTCCAAGCCAACAGCTACCCCCAAGGCTTTGTGGATTGCTCAGCCATCGATAAGCTGGACCTCTCACCGTGGGCCTCCGAGGAGA